A stretch of DNA from Shewanella sediminis HAW-EB3:
TGACAACTTAGTGTGTTTAAGTGTTAGTAATGTGAAAATAAATAGCTGAAGGGGAGCCTGAACTTCTGTGAACAGGAGAGGTTTTCCGGCTAAATGCAGCTCTGTCGTGTAGAGCTTGCCAAATGGATAATTGGATGGAAGTGAGATGAGTCAGTTTTTTTACGTACATGAAGAGAACCCGCAGGCACGTTTAATCAATCAAGCGGTGAATGCCATTAAGAATGGTGGAGTCATTGTTTATCCTACGGACTCTGGCTATGCGCTGGGTTGTTTACTGGGTGAGAAGGATGCGATGGCCAGAATTGCGCGCATTCGTCAGATTGATAATGATCATAATTTTTCTTTGATGTGCCGTGACCAGTCTGAACTGGCGACCTATGCCAGAGTCGATAATCAGGCCTATCGTGTGTTGAAACATAATACCCCGGGTCCATATACGTTTATTTTTAAGGCGAGTAAGGAAGTGCCTAAGCGCTTGCAAAATCCCAAGAAGAAAACCATTGGGATCCGGGTTCCGGACAATGTTATAGCACTCGCGCTACTGGAGGCGTTAGACGCCCCTCTGATGTCGACCAGTCTAATTTTGCCCGGGGAAGAGTTTACCGAATCAGATCCTGAACATATACGCGATATTTTAGAGCATCAAGTGG
This window harbors:
- a CDS encoding L-threonylcarbamoyladenylate synthase, translated to MSQFFYVHEENPQARLINQAVNAIKNGGVIVYPTDSGYALGCLLGEKDAMARIARIRQIDNDHNFSLMCRDQSELATYARVDNQAYRVLKHNTPGPYTFIFKASKEVPKRLQNPKKKTIGIRVPDNVIALALLEALDAPLMSTSLILPGEEFTESDPEHIRDILEHQVDVIIHGGYLGEKPTTVIDMSEGDIEVLREGAGDVTPFI